From a region of the Fischerella sp. JS2 genome:
- a CDS encoding ferritin-like domain-containing protein: MQELDQKKTIDLLNSIMEFELAGVVRYTHYSLMVTGPNRIPIVTFFKAQASESLLHAQQVGEILTGLDGHPSLKIAPIEESYKHSVKHILEESLAHEKKALDLYKTLLGVVSDASIYLEEFARTMIGQEEMHNLELKKMLRDFS; encoded by the coding sequence ATGCAAGAACTTGACCAAAAAAAGACAATTGACCTGCTCAACAGCATTATGGAGTTTGAATTGGCAGGAGTTGTGCGTTACACTCACTACTCTTTGATGGTAACTGGCCCTAATCGCATTCCGATTGTAACTTTTTTTAAGGCCCAGGCAAGCGAATCTTTACTTCACGCTCAACAAGTAGGAGAAATTCTTACAGGTTTAGATGGACATCCTAGCCTGAAAATTGCACCAATTGAAGAAAGTTACAAGCATTCTGTTAAACATATTTTGGAAGAAAGCTTGGCACACGAAAAAAAAGCACTAGATTTGTATAAAACTTTGCTTGGTGTTGTCAGCGATGCCAGTATTTATCTTGAAGAATTTGCCCGAACTATGATCGGTCAGGAAGAGATGCATAATCTTGAACTGAAGAAAATGTTACGCGATTTTAGTTAG
- a CDS encoding MOSC domain-containing protein, with amino-acid sequence MTKISIQQLLIYPVKGLSSYKCDRVCLKVGHGIPGDRAFALMYKQDAIDRNSTIVPWMKKQNFIMQNDWPGLAALNCFYNPETSIFTVKRKGVELLVANTTTGKGRDLISAFFTGYLAGIYPSQAARHPKRAPLQLVGEFDKTRYPDREAVHISLVSQATINHLSQLAGQPIDVRRFRPNLVVEGVPAWAEFDWVGQEIQLGTARIVVTARINRCLNIDVHPETGERDIRLLSLLQEQFQHTQTGVLAQVISSGSVAIGEELIFDSQS; translated from the coding sequence ATGACTAAAATATCCATTCAGCAATTATTGATTTATCCTGTCAAAGGATTAAGTAGTTACAAGTGCGATCGCGTCTGTCTCAAAGTTGGACATGGTATTCCAGGTGATCGCGCTTTTGCTTTGATGTATAAGCAAGACGCTATAGATAGAAACTCAACAATAGTACCTTGGATGAAGAAGCAAAACTTCATCATGCAAAATGACTGGCCAGGACTTGCAGCTTTGAATTGTTTCTATAATCCAGAAACTAGCATTTTCACAGTCAAGCGCAAAGGTGTAGAGTTATTAGTTGCTAATACTACAACTGGCAAAGGAAGGGATTTAATATCAGCTTTTTTTACTGGCTACCTAGCAGGAATTTACCCTAGTCAAGCAGCCAGACACCCTAAGCGCGCACCTCTACAGCTAGTTGGAGAATTTGACAAAACTCGCTATCCCGACCGGGAAGCGGTACATATTTCCCTTGTCAGTCAAGCAACCATTAACCATTTAAGTCAATTAGCCGGACAACCAATAGACGTACGGCGCTTCCGCCCGAATCTTGTTGTAGAAGGTGTCCCTGCTTGGGCAGAATTTGACTGGGTGGGGCAAGAAATACAACTGGGAACAGCCCGAATTGTTGTGACAGCCAGAATAAATCGCTGCTTAAATATAGATGTTCATCCTGAAACTGGAGAACGAGATATTAGATTACTGTCTCTTTTACAAGAGCAATTTCAGCATACCCAGACTGGTGTTTTAGCGCAGGTAATTAGTAGTGGTAGTGTGGCAATAGGCGAGGAGTTGATTTTTGATAGTCAGTCGTAA
- a CDS encoding multicopper oxidase domain-containing protein, giving the protein MPNYFALNQEKLLNRRQLLKLGLASAGIAGAAVVWDKLAAQKQLVRVPPLETKENTNSTVNPIQVLRNFDYGTLKRENGRTIREFRLTAGTSVIQLNSAVSYNIWDLNGGIPGPTLRAKQGDRVRILFLNKAGHSHSLHFHGIHPAEMDGVRPVSNGSATIYEFDAEPFGVHLYHCHIEPVTRHIAKGLYGMFIIDPPQPRPAADEIVLVMAGYDVNDDNHNEYYAFNGLPHYYMDNPIRIYQNQLIRLYVLNIIEFDPAVTFHLHANFFDVYPTGMTLTPSQKSDVITMGIAERHILEFAFRYPGKYMFHPHQDAIAENGCMGLFEVVANKDSQNPTKKT; this is encoded by the coding sequence ATGCCTAACTACTTTGCTCTCAATCAAGAGAAATTGTTGAATCGTCGCCAACTGTTGAAACTAGGATTAGCCAGTGCAGGCATCGCAGGAGCAGCTGTGGTATGGGATAAATTAGCAGCACAAAAGCAGTTGGTAAGAGTGCCACCGTTGGAGACAAAGGAAAACACTAACAGTACTGTCAACCCGATACAAGTATTGCGAAACTTTGATTATGGAACATTAAAACGAGAAAATGGACGGACAATTCGGGAATTTCGTCTAACTGCTGGGACTTCCGTGATTCAACTTAATAGTGCTGTATCTTACAACATTTGGGACTTAAATGGTGGCATTCCTGGGCCGACACTGAGAGCAAAACAAGGCGATCGCGTGCGGATATTGTTCTTGAATAAAGCTGGACATTCCCACTCTTTACATTTTCATGGTATCCACCCAGCAGAAATGGACGGCGTTCGCCCAGTCAGTAACGGTAGCGCCACAATTTACGAGTTTGACGCTGAACCTTTTGGTGTTCATCTCTATCACTGTCATATTGAACCTGTGACCCGACATATTGCCAAAGGTTTATATGGCATGTTTATCATCGATCCACCCCAGCCTCGCCCAGCTGCGGATGAGATTGTATTAGTAATGGCAGGGTATGACGTCAATGACGATAACCACAACGAATATTATGCCTTTAATGGTTTACCCCATTACTACATGGATAACCCTATCCGCATTTATCAAAATCAGTTGATTCGATTGTACGTCCTCAACATTATTGAGTTTGACCCCGCAGTAACGTTTCACTTGCACGCTAACTTTTTTGATGTTTATCCGACTGGAATGACTCTCACTCCTAGCCAAAAAAGCGATGTCATCACAATGGGTATAGCAGAAAGGCATATCTTAGAATTTGCTTTTCGCTACCCAGGTAAGTATATGTTTCACCCGCACCAAGATGCGATCGCAGAAAACGGGTGTATGGGATTATTTGAAGTCGTCGCTAACAAAGACTCGCAAAATCCAACGAAAAAAACTTAG
- a CDS encoding FTR1 family protein produces the protein MNFSTALPTFVITLREGVEAALVVGIVLALLKKAKQSRLNPWVYAGVGVGIALSALIGVLFSWVIQVLGAINPQYTSVVEPLMEAVFSVLAIFMLSWMLIWMTKQAKFMKAQVEGAVTDALKDNTNAGWGVFSLILIAVVREGFETVLFIAANFQQGLIPALGAIGGIAVAAAIGVLLFKWGVKINIRQFFQVMGVLLVLIVGGLVISALHNFDEAAANYALSNRASESLCFYYERFTKIHSCILGPMVWNTANILPEEKFPGIVFKALFGYREHLYVVQAVGYVVFLLTVGGLYFRSIMGGSAQDRKNISAGQKPISSAKE, from the coding sequence ATGAACTTTAGTACTGCTTTACCTACTTTTGTAATTACACTCCGAGAAGGAGTAGAAGCAGCCTTAGTAGTTGGTATTGTCTTGGCTTTATTAAAAAAAGCTAAACAATCCCGGCTTAATCCTTGGGTATATGCTGGCGTCGGTGTTGGTATTGCCTTAAGTGCGCTGATTGGTGTGCTGTTTAGTTGGGTAATACAAGTACTGGGAGCAATTAATCCCCAGTACACATCTGTAGTTGAACCATTGATGGAAGCTGTATTTAGTGTACTGGCCATTTTCATGCTCAGCTGGATGCTGATCTGGATGACCAAACAAGCTAAATTTATGAAAGCTCAAGTAGAAGGAGCGGTGACAGATGCTTTAAAAGATAATACTAATGCTGGCTGGGGTGTTTTTAGTTTAATTTTGATTGCCGTTGTCCGCGAAGGGTTTGAAACAGTTCTCTTCATCGCAGCTAATTTTCAACAGGGATTAATTCCTGCCCTTGGGGCTATTGGCGGGATTGCAGTTGCAGCAGCAATTGGTGTGCTTTTATTTAAATGGGGAGTTAAAATCAATATCCGCCAATTTTTCCAGGTCATGGGTGTTTTATTGGTATTAATTGTTGGTGGATTAGTAATTTCTGCATTACATAATTTTGACGAAGCTGCCGCTAATTATGCCCTCAGTAATCGTGCTTCTGAAAGCCTTTGTTTTTACTACGAAAGGTTTACCAAAATTCATTCTTGTATACTAGGGCCTATGGTTTGGAATACAGCCAATATATTACCTGAAGAAAAATTCCCCGGTATTGTATTTAAGGCCTTATTTGGATACAGAGAACATCTTTATGTGGTGCAGGCAGTAGGGTATGTTGTATTTTTATTGACTGTTGGTGGTTTATATTTCCGTAGTATCATGGGCGGTTCTGCTCAAGATCGCAAAAATATTTCAGCAGGACAAAAACCGATTAGTTCTGCTAAGGAATAG
- a CDS encoding DUF1772 domain-containing protein, with protein sequence MAFCHTLELPAKMSYDGSLYVTIQNSLYRLFGPPGPGAFIEPGAVLALMVLSFLVRKRRPAFQLTLAATIFWLLAFPVVFFVFTEPVNVVFRSSTPESFPANWMQLRYQWEYSHATRFILQLLGFSALLLSVLLETPTKPSRENSQFHQAELG encoded by the coding sequence ATGGCATTCTGCCACACATTGGAGTTGCCAGCTAAGATGAGTTACGATGGATCGCTCTACGTAACGATCCAGAATTCTCTATATCGACTGTTTGGCCCCCCCGGGCCTGGTGCATTTATCGAACCAGGGGCAGTCCTTGCACTAATGGTACTGTCGTTCCTCGTTCGTAAGCGCCGACCAGCCTTCCAGTTAACACTAGCGGCAACAATCTTTTGGCTGTTAGCCTTTCCTGTGGTCTTCTTTGTGTTCACCGAACCTGTAAATGTTGTTTTTCGTAGTTCAACGCCTGAGTCTTTCCCAGCTAATTGGATGCAGCTACGCTACCAATGGGAATACTCACACGCAACCCGTTTCATTCTTCAACTACTCGGATTCAGTGCGCTACTACTGTCTGTACTTCTTGAAACTCCGACAAAGCCTTCTCGAGAGAACTCTCAATTTCATCAAGCTGAGTTGGGCTAA
- a CDS encoding ComEA family DNA-binding protein yields the protein MKKFRYLCLAVAACAIVTLSSCNDSGTSTTENSPAASSPNSVAQTTEAVSHSGHGSKKQININTAILSELDKFEAQLGVPALSNKIQANRPYASPEELVSKKVITQEQFDKIKDQVTVQEVVLTGEAKDVDYMTKLGLMKGHLIVAQELLDQNQPKQAEPHIGHPVEEIYVDVEDQLNERKVKEFKTTLVSLQDLVKSNPKDGKVKTNFTTSMQSVDEAIAALPESQRTQPSFVLQVINGLLDAANSEYGAAVADGKITAAIEYQDSRGFVLYADELYQGISSQMAKNYPEADKAIRASMAQLKKTWPTVIPPAKPVNTPEEVTKQVKAIELESQKVIDTSKTQAQR from the coding sequence ATGAAAAAATTCCGTTATTTGTGTTTGGCTGTCGCTGCTTGTGCGATTGTGACTTTGAGTTCTTGTAATGATAGTGGCACTTCAACCACGGAAAATTCACCCGCAGCTAGTAGTCCCAACTCTGTTGCACAAACAACTGAGGCAGTAAGCCATAGCGGTCATGGTAGCAAAAAACAAATTAACATCAATACAGCTATTTTGTCTGAATTAGATAAATTTGAAGCGCAGCTAGGTGTACCAGCATTATCGAATAAAATTCAGGCAAATCGTCCCTATGCTAGTCCTGAGGAATTAGTCAGTAAGAAGGTAATTACCCAAGAACAGTTTGACAAAATCAAGGATCAAGTAACTGTTCAAGAAGTGGTTTTGACTGGGGAAGCCAAAGATGTCGATTATATGACCAAGTTAGGATTGATGAAAGGACATCTGATTGTAGCGCAAGAACTATTAGACCAGAATCAACCGAAACAGGCAGAACCTCATATTGGTCATCCAGTAGAAGAAATTTATGTTGATGTGGAAGACCAATTAAATGAGCGCAAAGTCAAAGAATTTAAGACAACTTTGGTAAGTTTGCAAGATTTGGTGAAATCTAACCCCAAAGACGGCAAAGTCAAGACTAACTTTACTACTTCTATGCAGTCGGTGGATGAAGCGATCGCAGCCTTACCAGAAAGCCAGCGTACCCAACCATCATTTGTCCTCCAGGTAATTAACGGCCTGTTGGATGCTGCTAACTCAGAATATGGTGCAGCTGTCGCCGACGGTAAAATCACCGCAGCCATTGAATACCAGGATTCCCGTGGCTTTGTACTCTACGCTGACGAGTTGTATCAAGGTATATCCAGCCAGATGGCTAAAAATTATCCGGAAGCAGACAAAGCAATTCGGGCGAGTATGGCGCAACTGAAAAAAACTTGGCCAACAGTGATTCCACCAGCCAAGCCAGTCAATACTCCTGAGGAAGTCACCAAACAAGTCAAAGCGATAGAATTAGAATCTCAAAAAGTGATTGACACTTCCAAAACTCAAGCCCAGCGATAA